The Perca fluviatilis chromosome 17, GENO_Pfluv_1.0, whole genome shotgun sequence region TAACACACTCGGCCTGCGCCTTCGCCCCCCTGCACCGTCCCCCCTTCATTCCTGCTCACATCCCCGGTAGTCTGACCGGATGAGTTACCCGGTGGACACGGTAGGGAGCCCCTTCAGGAGAACTATGGATACTAGGACGACCGGCTACGGCTACAGCCGCTCCGGTGGCACCCCCTCCAGCGGCTTTCGCTCCCAGTCTTGGTCCCGGGCAAGCCCCGGCTCCACCATGACCACGTCCTACAAGAGGACCGTGAATATGCCGGTGTCCCGAGCATACGGCTCAACGGTGCTCAGCTCCGCCGACAGCGTTGATTACAGTCAAACCTCTATCCTGAACGGAGACTACAAGCGATCTAGCGAGAAAGAGCAACTCCAAGGGCTCAACGACCGTTTTGCTGTTTACATTGACAAGGTGCACTACCTGGAGCAGCAGAACACGCAGATCGAGTCGGAGATCCAGGCACTGCGGCAGAAGCAGGTGTCCCGCTCCCAGCTGGGCGACGTCTACGACCAGGAGCTGCAGGAGCTTCGCTCCATGCTGGAGCAGATCCACCACGACAAGGCGCAAATCCAGCTCGACACCGACCACATCGACGAGGATATCCAGCGGCTGCGGGACCGCTTGGACGAAGAGGCTCGCATTCGGGAGGAGACAGAGGCCATCATCCGCGCCCTGAGGAAGGAAACCGGAGACTCGAAGTTGGTGAAGTCGGAGTTGGATAAGAAAGTTCAGTCGCTGCAGGACGAGATCGCCTATATTCGCAACAACCACGAGGAAGAGGTGAGCGAGCTCATCGCCCAGATCCAGGAGTCTCAGGTGACCATGAAGAGGCAAGACCTCCAGAAGACAGACATCACCGAGGCTCTCCGGGAGATCCGCTGCGAGCTGGAGGGCCACTCGAACCAGAACCTGCAGCAGGTGGAGAACTGGTTCATGTGCCGCTACGCCAAGCTCACCGAGGCCGCGGAGCAGAACAAGGACGCCATAAAGTCCGCCCGTGATGAGATATCCGACTACCGCCGCCAGCTGCAGTCCAAGACGGTGGAGTTGGAGTCCGTCCGCGGGACAAGAGACTCGCTGGAGAGGCAGCTGAACGACATCGAGGACCGCCACAACAGCGATCTGTCCAGCCTGCAGGTAGGAACCAGCTCCGGGCAGCCGCACGGCCGGCCGTAAAGGGCTGCAGATAGTTGGAGTAGACTTTAAAATAGTATATGctactttattgtttttgtttcagacTTCATACTCGGAGTTTAGTTGCTATCGTAATGATGGATAGATTAAGTAAATCCACTAAATATTTCACGTTTGTTATATCTTAGTGACGCAGTTTTTATGTGAGGGACTTAACAATAGAAAACTTACTTAATAACAGTAAAAACGgatcatattttcttttctatatTATAGTTAAGGGGCTGCGTTGACACATTTTCTGCTGCATAATGATTGCTATGAGCATCATTGCGCTTAGGATACAAGTGTCAGGAAATGGTTAAAGAAGGGGGGACACTGCAGCAGactctcacccccccccccaccctctctctctctgtattgcTGAGTCAGAGGCGATGCCTTCATTGGCTCTGTCCTTAGGCCTACATCACACCACTGAgatttggggggaggggggtgggttGTATTGACAAGTGTGGAGACTGTCCTTGAAAAAGAGGCATTCAACTTCTCTAGAATATACTGTATTGCGTCAAATTATATTAAAGCAACAGCCTTTGGTGCACAAAGTCTACGGAGTTCATACAAATGTGCACAGAGAACAAAAGCGGGAATAAATCAACAGGGGTTGAGTTTAAGTTAAAGGTCAATTCGACAAAGGTTTTTGGAATCCTTTGTACAATTGCCACCATGGTTCTTGGTAATCCATGAACAGAGCTGCATACATTTATCTGCAAAAGAGAAGGAAGCTTTGCCCTGCACGTCATTTTGTTGTCGTTAATTGGCCTTGCGTCGTGTCTGCTCTGTTTTTCCTCAGGAGACAATTCACCAGATGGATAATGAGCTCAAGAGCACCAAATGGGAGATGGCTCGTCACCTGCGCGAGTACCAGGACCTGCTCAATGTCAAGATGGCCTTGGACATTGAGATTGCTGCATACAGGtatacagtggtggaatgtaactaagtagaATACATGTACTTTAAGTActgcacttaagtacaattttgaggtacttgtacttcacttgagtttttccattttaagcaactttatacttctactccagtACATTTTAAGGGAACATAttcactttttactccactacatttattttataacttcactgactttgcagattcagatccttaaaacaaaaaaacacataaacaaatacatgatgacatattattatttatcaagcTACACAGCCGTATATGAAGTAATTCAAATAAACTCCAACATTATAAcatgaacacattaatgcatcattaattataatccaataatataatttgtattattctgaaatgggccattctgcataattagTACTTTTTGGTAGTTTAAGCATATTgcgatgctaatacttttgtacttttactttagtaaagtttagaatgcaggacttttacttgtaaccgagtatttctacactgtactCAAATAAAagaacttcctccaccactgcaggTATTTCACATTTACAGTCATTTCACAAAAATGTGTACCCTTCTCTGTAACAAATGTGATTATTAAATGCataatgtataatgtataatgtatttgttttgccCAGGAAACTCCTGGAAGGCGAGGAGACCCACTTCAGCACTTTCCCTTATCGCCAGACAGTCACCCCCACCAGAATCTCTAAATCAGAGCCTCCCAAGTTTAAGGTGCAGCACAAGTTTGTGGAGGAGATCATCGAGGAGACGAGGGTGGAAGACGAAAAGTCTGAAATGGACCAGGCCCTGGAAGACATAGCACAAGAGCTGTCTGCCACACTCGGAGGGGGAGGAGATGAGGAAGACGAGGGGGAAGAggtaggagagggagaggaagaggaagcagAGGGCGCAGGGGAAGAGGGAGAAGAGGGTGAGGGCGAGGAAGAGGAAGTTGTAGCCGCCACTGAAGCCAAAGTTAGCTCTAGTGCACCCGctaaggaggaagaggaggcggaggaggatGTAAAAGGTGGcgatgaagaagaagagggggagggagaaggcggtgaagaaggagagaaggaagaagaaggTGAGGGAGGGGATAAGGAAAAGGGGGATGATGCAGAGGAAGGCgaagaaggagaagagggagatgaGGAAGTTGAGGAGACAGTATTGTGCTCCAAAGCACCAGAGTCTAAAGCCACTCCTGACAAAGAGAAGGCCGGAGACAAAGAAGGAGAAGAGGATGCTGGTGCCGAAGAGGATGGCGGCGATCAGGATGAAGATGCAGGCGGTGAGAAAGCATCCAAAAGCGGAgatgagaaagaggaaaaagaggatgCTGACAAAGGCAAAAAGGATGATAGCGAAAAAGACGAGAAGAAGGTAAAAGATGAGAAAGCGGACGACAAATCAGAAGAAGCTGTAGCCAAGACAGAAGCTCCGAAAACAGAGGCTGCAAAGCCCGAGGAAGCTGCCAAAACTGAGGCATCAAAACCTGATTCTCCAAAGCCTGCATCTCCGAAGTCTGAGTCCCCCAAAGTAGGCTCACCGAAGTCGGAATCCCCAAAACCTAGCTCCCCAAAAGCAGAGTCCCCTAAGTCAGAATCCCCTAAACCTAGCTCCCCCAAAGCCGAGTCCCCTAAGTCAGAATCCCCAAAACCTAGCTCCCCCAAAGCCGAGTCCCCTAAGTCAGAATCCCCTAAACCTAGCTCCCCCAAAGCCGAGTCCCCTAAGTCAGAATCCCCTAAACCTAGCTCCCCCAAAGCTGAGTCCCCTAAGTCAGAATCCCCTAAACCTGAATCTCCAAAAGCTGAATCCCCAAAGACAGAGACCGCCAAGCCTGAGGCCCCTAAAGCTGCTGAAGAGAAATCAGAGAAAAAGAGCGATTCAACAGATAAAAAGGTAGAAAAGAAGGATGTAGCCATGAACGGCGATCTAGACAAGAGCAGCCCAGAAGAGATAGAAAAGAAGGACGAGGGGAAAGAAGGCGACGTGATCGCTAACGGCGTGGACGAGAGCCCATCCAAGGAAGATGGCAGCCAGAAAGTGGTGATCACCAAAACCGTGGAGACAATCACCACCGGAGAGGACGGATCCAAGCATGTGACCAAATCTGTCACTGTGACCGAGACGAtgaaggaggaggtggaggaggtgatGCAGGTCTCCACCAAGAAAACCGAGAAGCACTCCACCCAGTCCATCAAGCAGGTGACAGAGGCCGAATGAGCAGACTCCAGACGGCTGACCCGTCCGAGAGGACACGAAGAAGGCAAGCAAATCAACCCAGAACTAACATAACAAAGGAAATCATACAGCTAGAGCGATGTAATAAAGAAAACCACTCTCATACAAAACAAATCATACAGAGAAGCCAAAATTTAAATGCTACAAATTTCAAAAATGCATGTTGAGGGACAGCTTTAAAGGGGCTTCGCAACAGACGTGTCAGGAGCAAGCGACTGAGACATTTtatcctctttttctttctttctgcagtTCACGGGTGAGCTcacgggagggagggagggaggggggtgtCTGCATGCTAGCTCAGGAGAGGGGAGTACTTTCCTCTCTTATCTGTATGTTATGTATGGTAGAGATACACTGTAAAAAGAGTAAATATGTAAAAGGAATATATGTAATGTgggtgagagtgagagtgagagaaataTTATTAAGGTTGAGAGGTTTTTTGAGTTGAAGTAAAAGGGGAGGGGAAGGCAGGTGGGAGGGTCCTCTACTTTACTGAAGACGCCTTACTTGGCATGTGAAGATACCAACTGAGCCAAAAAGAAACTAACAAGAAATACACAACATACAGAGAATAAAAGAGACGGGC contains the following coding sequences:
- the nefma gene encoding neurofilament, medium polypeptide a, whose translation is MSYPVDTVGSPFRRTMDTRTTGYGYSRSGGTPSSGFRSQSWSRASPGSTMTTSYKRTVNMPVSRAYGSTVLSSADSVDYSQTSILNGDYKRSSEKEQLQGLNDRFAVYIDKVHYLEQQNTQIESEIQALRQKQVSRSQLGDVYDQELQELRSMLEQIHHDKAQIQLDTDHIDEDIQRLRDRLDEEARIREETEAIIRALRKETGDSKLVKSELDKKVQSLQDEIAYIRNNHEEEVSELIAQIQESQVTMKRQDLQKTDITEALREIRCELEGHSNQNLQQVENWFMCRYAKLTEAAEQNKDAIKSARDEISDYRRQLQSKTVELESVRGTRDSLERQLNDIEDRHNSDLSSLQETIHQMDNELKSTKWEMARHLREYQDLLNVKMALDIEIAAYRKLLEGEETHFSTFPYRQTVTPTRISKSEPPKFKVQHKFVEEIIEETRVEDEKSEMDQALEDIAQELSATLGGGGDEEDEGEEVGEGEEEEAEGAGEEGEEGEGEEEEVVAATEAKVSSSAPAKEEEEAEEDVKGGDEEEEGEGEGGEEGEKEEEGEGGDKEKGDDAEEGEEGEEGDEEVEETVLCSKAPESKATPDKEKAGDKEGEEDAGAEEDGGDQDEDAGGEKASKSGDEKEEKEDADKGKKDDSEKDEKKVKDEKADDKSEEAVAKTEAPKTEAAKPEEAAKTEASKPDSPKPASPKSESPKVGSPKSESPKPSSPKAESPKSESPKPSSPKAESPKSESPKPSSPKAESPKSESPKPSSPKAESPKSESPKPSSPKAESPKSESPKPESPKAESPKTETAKPEAPKAAEEKSEKKSDSTDKKVEKKDVAMNGDLDKSSPEEIEKKDEGKEGDVIANGVDESPSKEDGSQKVVITKTVETITTGEDGSKHVTKSVTVTETMKEEVEEVMQVSTKKTEKHSTQSIKQVTEAE